A genome region from Longimicrobiales bacterium includes the following:
- a CDS encoding ABC transporter substrate-binding protein, translating into MRGLRNLIRPWLLLLVVPAACADTDDADTDAVDAEYGGTVVIANVSDLTDLNPLVAGEKFSQEVNRFMLFLPLVRHADDLSLEPALAESWEMLGDTGVVFRLRRDVRWHDGVQTTARDVIFTFQRARDPESAYPNADYFQLWTGVEAPDSFTVRFTFEPHMDPLAGWAFLPIAPAHLLDSIPPARMLQARFNRAPVGNGPFRFVEYRQNDRWVFQANPDFPEALGGRPFLDRVVWRPIPDATAQLTELRTGSVDIVLTPLAEQFDPIRGAEGFRGIERQGRQFASVIWNGRTPPLDDPNVRLALGLAINRQQIIDVLRAGFGAPAVGPLGPSHWAFDDSVEPLPHAPDSARTLLRGAGIEDRDGNGVLDLPDGQPFEIELKIPAGSIINRDMGELIRADLERIGVRVSTRPTEWGTLIDDFTSPERRFDAFLLGFEYDFRPNLYDTFHSGALGTPNQFASYSNPRVDSLIDQTRRARTLDEARPLYAEIQRILRDEQPWSFLYFYPDLVLLRDRLQGVEMDDRGALLTVGKWWVTDAATAPGRSDSAGRSQPRDSAPAQ; encoded by the coding sequence ATGCGTGGATTGCGAAACCTGATCCGCCCGTGGTTGTTGCTGCTGGTCGTGCCGGCCGCGTGTGCCGACACGGATGATGCCGACACCGACGCTGTCGACGCGGAATACGGCGGCACCGTCGTCATAGCGAACGTTTCCGATCTGACCGACCTGAATCCTCTCGTCGCGGGTGAGAAGTTTTCACAGGAAGTCAACCGCTTCATGCTGTTCCTGCCGCTCGTGCGACATGCGGATGACCTGTCGCTCGAGCCGGCACTCGCAGAGAGCTGGGAAATGCTCGGCGACACGGGCGTCGTGTTCCGCCTCCGCCGCGACGTCCGCTGGCACGACGGCGTGCAGACGACCGCGCGCGACGTGATTTTCACGTTCCAGCGCGCCCGCGATCCCGAGAGCGCGTACCCGAACGCGGACTACTTTCAGCTGTGGACCGGTGTCGAAGCGCCGGACTCATTCACCGTCCGCTTCACGTTCGAGCCGCACATGGATCCGCTCGCCGGCTGGGCATTCCTTCCGATTGCGCCCGCGCACCTCCTCGACAGCATCCCGCCCGCGCGCATGCTCCAGGCACGGTTCAATCGTGCACCCGTGGGCAACGGCCCGTTCCGTTTCGTCGAGTACCGCCAGAACGATCGGTGGGTGTTCCAGGCCAACCCCGATTTCCCGGAGGCTCTCGGCGGACGCCCGTTCCTCGACCGCGTCGTGTGGCGCCCGATCCCCGACGCAACCGCGCAGCTGACGGAGCTGCGCACGGGTAGCGTCGACATCGTGCTTACGCCGCTCGCGGAGCAGTTCGACCCGATCCGCGGCGCGGAGGGATTCCGCGGCATTGAGCGCCAGGGCAGGCAGTTTGCCAGTGTCATCTGGAACGGCCGCACGCCGCCACTGGATGATCCGAACGTGCGCCTCGCGCTCGGACTCGCGATCAACCGGCAGCAGATCATCGACGTGTTACGCGCCGGCTTCGGCGCCCCCGCCGTCGGCCCGCTCGGCCCATCGCACTGGGCGTTCGATGATTCCGTCGAGCCGCTGCCGCATGCACCGGATAGCGCACGGACACTCCTGCGCGGTGCGGGCATTGAGGACCGTGATGGCAACGGCGTGCTGGATCTGCCCGATGGCCAGCCTTTCGAGATCGAGCTGAAGATTCCCGCGGGCAGCATTATCAATCGCGACATGGGCGAGCTGATCCGCGCCGACCTGGAGCGCATCGGTGTGCGTGTCTCCACGCGCCCGACTGAATGGGGCACACTGATCGACGATTTCACCAGCCCGGAGCGCAGGTTCGACGCGTTCCTGCTCGGCTTCGAGTACGACTTCAGACCCAACCTCTACGACACGTTTCACAGTGGTGCACTTGGCACGCCGAACCAGTTCGCGTCATACTCGAATCCGCGCGTCGATTCGCTGATCGACCAGACCCGCCGCGCGCGTACGCTGGACGAGGCACGTCCCCTGTATGCCGAGATCCAGCGGATCCTGAGGGATGAACAGCCATGGTCGTTCCTGTACTTCTATCCCGATCTGGTTCTGCTGAGGGATCGCCTGCAGGGTGTCGAGATGGATGACCGCGGTGCGCTGCTGACCGTCGGCAAATGGTGGGTCACGGATGCGGCGACCGCGCCGGGACGAAGTGATTCAGCGGGCCGTTCCCAGCCCCGAGATTCGGCGCCTGCACAATAG
- a CDS encoding nucleoside transporter C-terminal domain-containing protein produces MKLSIRSGLVVLWLFAGALLLSGIYATRTAASATPPASQQSPDSAVASPGSQDPAVMSPSQQQAIDSAAVQPSGPPASGVGGAETPVDTAAAAQSEGGMSVRRIADIDTPIHQRLVSVIGMITLLFIAWLLSVNRAMIPWRVVLWGLGLQIVFALLILKTPAGEAFFTWINTVIVSLLGFTEAGARFLFGNLVVNNVPVGVGEPGSGAFTPTAGMVANTGAFFAFNVLPTIVFFSSLMTMLYYLGIMQAVVKGMAWVMMRTMKTSGAETLSAAGNIFLGQTEAPLLIKPYVAGMTMSELMAVMTGGFATVAGGVMAAFVGMLIFYFPDIAGHLMAASVMSAPAALVFAKIIWPETEEPVTRGTLKVEVEKIDSNVLDAAARGAGEGLHLAMNVGAMLLAFIALIALLNALIGWIGGVTQLTDFFQSIGWLAATQPLSLDSILGWLLAPLAWLMGVPWADAPEVGSLIGIKTAVNEFVAYLQLSAMLSGDTALSPRSIVIATYALCGFANFSSIAIQIGGIGGIAPSRRSDLARIGLRAMIAGSLAAFMTATIAGILV; encoded by the coding sequence ATGAAGCTGTCCATCCGTTCGGGCCTCGTGGTGCTCTGGCTCTTCGCCGGTGCGCTGTTGCTTTCCGGCATCTACGCCACGCGTACCGCGGCGAGCGCCACACCACCTGCATCGCAGCAGTCGCCGGACTCCGCGGTCGCATCGCCGGGAAGCCAGGACCCCGCGGTCATGTCGCCGAGTCAGCAGCAGGCGATCGATTCGGCGGCCGTCCAGCCGTCCGGTCCGCCGGCGTCGGGCGTCGGCGGTGCGGAGACGCCGGTCGATACCGCAGCGGCAGCGCAGTCCGAGGGCGGGATGTCAGTGCGGCGGATCGCCGATATCGATACGCCCATCCATCAGCGTCTTGTGTCGGTGATCGGCATGATCACGCTGCTGTTCATCGCGTGGCTGCTGAGCGTGAACCGGGCGATGATACCGTGGCGCGTGGTGCTCTGGGGCCTGGGCCTTCAGATCGTCTTCGCGCTGCTCATCCTGAAGACGCCGGCAGGCGAGGCGTTCTTCACGTGGATCAACACGGTCATCGTGTCGCTGCTCGGGTTCACGGAGGCGGGCGCCCGCTTCCTGTTCGGGAATCTCGTTGTGAACAACGTGCCGGTCGGCGTCGGTGAGCCGGGAAGCGGAGCGTTCACGCCGACGGCAGGGATGGTCGCGAACACGGGCGCATTCTTCGCCTTCAACGTCCTGCCGACCATTGTGTTCTTCTCATCCCTGATGACGATGCTGTACTACCTCGGCATCATGCAGGCGGTGGTGAAGGGCATGGCGTGGGTGATGATGCGCACAATGAAGACATCGGGCGCCGAAACGCTCTCAGCCGCGGGTAACATCTTCCTCGGTCAGACGGAGGCGCCCCTGCTCATCAAGCCGTACGTCGCCGGGATGACGATGTCCGAGCTCATGGCCGTGATGACGGGCGGGTTCGCGACGGTCGCAGGTGGGGTGATGGCCGCCTTCGTCGGGATGCTGATCTTCTACTTCCCGGACATAGCCGGTCACCTGATGGCGGCGTCCGTGATGTCAGCGCCGGCCGCGCTCGTGTTCGCGAAGATCATCTGGCCGGAGACGGAAGAGCCCGTCACGCGCGGCACGCTGAAGGTGGAAGTCGAAAAGATCGACTCGAACGTGCTGGACGCAGCCGCGCGGGGCGCGGGCGAGGGTCTGCACCTGGCGATGAACGTGGGGGCGATGCTCCTCGCGTTCATTGCGCTGATCGCGCTGTTGAATGCGCTGATCGGCTGGATCGGCGGTGTCACGCAGCTTACCGATTTCTTCCAGAGCATTGGCTGGCTGGCCGCAACGCAGCCGCTCAGCCTCGACTCGATCCTCGGCTGGCTGCTGGCGCCGCTCGCATGGCTGATGGGTGTGCCCTGGGCCGACGCGCCCGAGGTCGGATCCCTGATCGGCATCAAGACGGCCGTGAACGAGTTCGTGGCGTACCTTCAGCTCAGCGCGATGCTTTCGGGCGACACGGCGCTCTCCCCGCGGTCCATCGTGATTGCGACGTACGCGCTGTGCGGATTCGCGAACTTCAGCTCCATCGCCATTCAGATCGGCGGCATTGGCGGTATCGCGCCGTCACGTCGGAGCGATCTGGCCCGGATCGGTCTGCGCGCAATGATCGCCGGCTCGCTCGCAGCGTTCATGACCGCGACCATTGCAGGGATACTCGTGTGA
- a CDS encoding purine-nucleoside phosphorylase — protein sequence MTQHQVNAAADAVRARDTRVPDVALILGSGLGALADEIDAAMQIPFAEIPGFPPAAVEGHAGRLVIGEMEGLTCAALQGRFHMYEGHDAAAVALPVRMLLALGARTLIVTNAAGGINRSFVAGDLMLIEDHINLTARSPLTGPVLDGEMRFPDMTQAYDAGLRAAAERVAAAQSLRLVRGVYAAVPGPSYETPAEIRMLERLGADAIGMSTVPEVIVARARNVPVLGVSLITNLAAGLSASPLSHDEVVAAGTKARGRFAGLIRGVLRDLSREDA from the coding sequence GTGACGCAGCACCAGGTCAATGCGGCAGCCGACGCGGTACGCGCGCGCGACACACGCGTGCCGGACGTCGCGCTCATTCTCGGCTCCGGTCTCGGCGCGCTTGCCGATGAGATCGATGCCGCGATGCAGATCCCGTTCGCGGAGATCCCCGGGTTCCCGCCGGCGGCCGTGGAAGGCCATGCGGGGCGACTCGTCATCGGAGAGATGGAGGGCCTGACGTGCGCCGCTCTCCAGGGCCGTTTCCACATGTATGAAGGCCATGATGCCGCGGCGGTCGCACTGCCCGTGCGCATGCTGCTCGCGCTCGGCGCCCGCACGCTGATCGTGACGAATGCCGCTGGCGGCATCAACCGGTCGTTCGTAGCCGGCGACCTGATGCTGATCGAGGACCATATCAACCTGACCGCGCGCAGTCCGCTTACGGGGCCGGTACTGGACGGTGAGATGCGCTTTCCGGACATGACACAGGCGTACGATGCCGGGCTGCGCGCCGCTGCCGAGCGTGTGGCAGCAGCGCAGTCGCTGCGACTGGTGCGTGGCGTGTACGCCGCGGTGCCGGGTCCGAGTTATGAAACGCCCGCGGAGATCCGCATGCTGGAGCGGCTCGGCGCTGATGCGATCGGCATGAGCACTGTACCGGAAGTGATCGTCGCGCGCGCCCGCAACGTACCCGTGCTCGGCGTGTCGCTCATCACGAACCTGGCTGCCGGCCTCAGCGCGAGCCCGCTCTCACACGACGAGGTCGTGGCTGCGGGCACGAAGGCTCGCGGCCGGTTCGCCGGGCTGATTCGCGGCGTGCTGCGTGACCTGTCGCGTGAAGACGCTTGA